One stretch of Halobacillus litoralis DNA includes these proteins:
- a CDS encoding YfkD famly protein, whose amino-acid sequence MKRKWLGLIIFIGIFMFISAGSISAENKKAEKESAIPNHVLNISKDNTYPNSTDDQELLEAEEITKELMEDTEVRVTNPQLIEMLNETSLKPSPFAIGYRGEIFLGRWPLAYESKETNINWEYQEINTNEYSNHGGKQTEKLSYVQKEEKQIKGGLTSRISHSDQMMKLILLEAQKNTKLPLSFNTVIGKGTKQNNTYGVPTNKVGILHAYAPAVNEKGEVTFGDVYIQLKGSKKTLNVKNVTRQGIGAWIPIQDHVSFSFEVK is encoded by the coding sequence GTGAAAAGAAAATGGTTAGGACTGATCATATTTATTGGGATCTTCATGTTCATCAGTGCTGGATCGATATCAGCTGAAAATAAGAAAGCAGAAAAAGAAAGTGCGATTCCGAATCATGTGCTGAACATATCTAAAGACAACACGTATCCGAATTCGACAGATGATCAAGAGTTGTTGGAAGCGGAAGAAATTACGAAAGAATTGATGGAAGATACGGAGGTTCGAGTGACGAACCCGCAATTGATTGAGATGTTGAATGAAACGTCATTGAAACCATCTCCGTTCGCCATTGGTTACAGAGGCGAGATTTTTTTAGGACGATGGCCGCTTGCTTACGAATCCAAAGAAACGAATATCAATTGGGAATACCAAGAGATTAATACGAATGAATACAGCAACCATGGTGGAAAGCAGACAGAAAAGCTAAGTTATGTACAAAAAGAAGAAAAGCAGATCAAAGGTGGTTTGACTTCAAGAATCAGTCACAGCGACCAAATGATGAAGCTGATTCTGCTAGAAGCACAAAAAAATACCAAGCTTCCACTTTCCTTCAACACTGTTATTGGTAAAGGGACTAAGCAAAACAATACCTATGGTGTACCAACGAACAAAGTAGGGATTCTGCATGCTTATGCACCAGCTGTCAATGAAAAAGGGGAAGTGACGTTTGGTGATGTGTACATTCAGCTCAAAGGTTCGAAAAAAACGTTGAACGTTAAAAACGTCACGAGGCAAGGAATCGGGGCATGGATCCCGATCCAAGATCACGTGAGCTTTTCATTTGAAGTGAAGTGA
- a CDS encoding YczE/YyaS/YitT family protein, with protein MRNIFIKAFFYLIGLIIISLGITLTIKSDLGAGAWDAVNVGLSETIGFTVGSWVIMIGAMLIFTNAIIAKEKPDLLAVITIFVIGQFIDFWMLSVFDTFRLASFWVQLTVLVGGIAIIAFGVSLYLQPKFSLNPIDGFMVALQKRFGFSLRTAKTLTEVFALVLAVALGGPIGIGTVIIIVLIGPFIQFFDGKANHAMNKMLS; from the coding sequence ATGAGGAATATTTTTATTAAAGCTTTCTTTTATCTTATAGGGTTGATCATCATTTCCCTTGGGATTACATTGACGATCAAATCAGATCTCGGAGCTGGTGCGTGGGATGCTGTGAATGTCGGCCTGTCTGAGACCATCGGTTTTACTGTGGGTAGCTGGGTCATTATGATCGGTGCTATGCTGATTTTTACAAACGCAATTATTGCAAAAGAAAAACCGGATTTATTGGCTGTTATTACAATCTTCGTCATTGGACAATTCATTGATTTCTGGATGTTATCCGTATTTGATACGTTCAGGCTCGCGTCTTTCTGGGTTCAATTGACGGTGCTGGTAGGTGGAATTGCCATTATTGCCTTTGGGGTTTCTTTATACTTACAACCGAAGTTTTCTTTGAACCCCATCGATGGATTCATGGTTGCTTTACAGAAGAGGTTCGGTTTTAGTTTACGAACAGCGAAAACGTTGACGGAAGTTTTTGCGCTTGTCCTTGCGGTCGCACTGGGAGGGCCGATTGGAATCGGTACCGTCATTATTATTGTCTTGATTGGACCTTTCATTCAGTTTTTCGATGGGAAGGCGAACCACGCCATGAACAAGATGCTTTCGTGA
- a CDS encoding OsmC family protein has product MDFYLKENGVRTSFDYGQLNISGDETFGFRPYQLMVASIAGCSIGVFRKILDKQRTDYEDIKVTAEVERNPDEANRIEKIHLHYVIKGYHLNQDKLLKNLDISQKNCSMVQSVQNSIEVEETLECIHLSK; this is encoded by the coding sequence ATGGACTTTTACTTAAAAGAAAATGGTGTTCGCACGTCATTTGATTACGGGCAATTGAACATTTCAGGTGATGAGACGTTCGGTTTCCGCCCTTATCAGCTTATGGTTGCATCTATTGCAGGTTGCAGCATCGGGGTTTTCAGAAAGATCCTGGATAAACAACGGACGGACTATGAGGATATTAAAGTGACGGCTGAGGTCGAGAGGAATCCTGATGAAGCCAATCGTATTGAGAAAATTCACCTTCATTATGTTATTAAAGGGTATCACTTGAACCAGGATAAGTTGTTGAAGAACCTGGATATTTCTCAGAAAAATTGTTCTATGGTTCAATCGGTTCAAAATAGTATAGAAGTGGAAGAAACGCTTGAGTGCATTCATCTAAGCAAGTAA
- a CDS encoding MFS transporter: protein MVSKQTRFWILIGLVTISGFSQGMLLPLIAVILEQNGISSSINGLHATGLYIGILISSPFMERPLQRVGYKPMIMFGGALVIVSLALFPFWQALWFWFILRVTIGIGDQILHFGTQTWITATAEKHNRGRSIAYYGLFFSVGFTLGPLMTNLLAFGIYVPFIISSSLSLIVWLFMIWVRNETPEKDLTTAYGTSSIKRFAKAIRLAWVAFLPPLAYGFLEATLHGIFPVYGMRIGHDVNLLSLIIPCFAAASLFSQIPLGALSDRIGRKKVILTVVAGGIIAFLAAALFESSVIALFATFALGGLFVGSLFSLGISFMTDLLPKDLLPAGNILCGMAFSVGSILGPFLSGFFLDLWPNLSFFYVIVTLLIIVFAATVYKKDPDAAAFQHT from the coding sequence ATGGTATCCAAACAAACAAGATTCTGGATCTTGATAGGTCTCGTAACCATCTCTGGGTTTTCCCAAGGTATGCTCCTTCCATTGATTGCTGTCATCCTTGAACAGAACGGCATTTCTTCTTCTATCAATGGACTGCATGCTACGGGGCTTTACATAGGAATTTTAATTTCCTCCCCTTTCATGGAAAGACCACTGCAGCGAGTTGGTTATAAACCAATGATTATGTTCGGAGGGGCCTTGGTTATTGTATCTCTTGCCTTATTTCCGTTTTGGCAGGCGCTATGGTTCTGGTTCATTTTAAGGGTCACCATTGGGATCGGTGACCAAATTCTTCACTTTGGAACTCAAACGTGGATCACAGCCACAGCTGAAAAACACAACCGTGGTCGAAGTATTGCTTATTACGGCTTATTTTTCAGTGTAGGCTTTACGCTTGGACCGTTAATGACTAACCTGTTGGCTTTCGGTATCTATGTACCTTTCATCATTTCTTCATCGTTAAGTTTAATTGTCTGGTTATTCATGATTTGGGTTAGAAATGAAACACCTGAAAAAGACCTTACCACAGCCTATGGAACAAGTTCAATCAAAAGGTTTGCCAAAGCCATCCGACTTGCCTGGGTTGCTTTTTTACCACCTCTGGCCTATGGATTTCTTGAAGCAACCCTGCATGGAATCTTCCCTGTTTATGGGATGAGGATTGGACATGATGTGAACTTATTATCCTTGATTATTCCGTGCTTTGCTGCAGCAAGTTTATTTTCTCAAATTCCATTAGGTGCGTTAAGTGATCGGATCGGAAGAAAGAAAGTCATTTTGACTGTTGTAGCTGGGGGAATCATTGCCTTCCTTGCCGCAGCTCTGTTCGAAAGCTCTGTAATCGCTCTTTTCGCCACTTTCGCACTAGGCGGTTTATTCGTCGGTTCCTTATTCTCTTTAGGTATTTCATTCATGACAGACTTGCTCCCAAAGGACCTCCTTCCAGCTGGTAACATTTTATGTGGCATGGCATTTAGTGTCGGGAGTATTCTAGGACCTTTCTTGTCCGGTTTTTTCTTGGACCTTTGGCCGAACCTATCGTTTTTCTACGTCATTGTTACCCTCTTAATTATAGTTTTTGCAGCTACCGTGTACAAAAAAGATCCAGATGCTGCAGCATTCCAACACACTTAA
- a CDS encoding metal ABC transporter solute-binding protein, Zn/Mn family, which produces MKKLAILLSFILIILVVTACGNEETTTEQNNETESEDNGALRVYTTVYPIQFFTEQIGGETVNVQSILPPGSDAHTYEPTTKEMVKMAGADLFVYNGAGLEGYAKKISESIEPEGVEILEAAADIDLKEHVHNHGEDEQAHEEDEHAKEEDTHEEDEHANAEDSHEGHDHGEMDPHVWLDPVRAAQMAEGIKSQLIKMNPEQEELYEENYKELQAKLMDLDEEFHEGVESQAKSKVIVSHAAYGYWEEAYGIEQIAVSGLSPTNEPSQKDLENIVQVAESNHLEYVVFEQNITPKVSEVIQNEIGAEALRFHNLSVLTEDNVENDEDYFTLMEQNLDVLTQALSE; this is translated from the coding sequence ATGAAAAAACTAGCAATCTTACTATCTTTTATACTTATCATTCTTGTGGTTACTGCTTGTGGAAATGAAGAGACGACAACCGAGCAGAATAACGAAACAGAAAGTGAAGATAACGGAGCACTACGTGTTTATACAACGGTTTATCCTATACAGTTTTTCACTGAACAAATTGGTGGAGAGACGGTAAACGTACAATCTATTCTGCCTCCGGGTTCAGACGCACACACTTATGAGCCAACAACCAAGGAAATGGTGAAAATGGCAGGAGCAGATCTTTTTGTTTATAATGGCGCTGGTTTAGAAGGCTATGCAAAGAAAATTTCTGAATCTATTGAGCCAGAGGGTGTTGAAATCCTGGAAGCTGCAGCAGATATTGACCTGAAAGAACATGTTCATAATCATGGAGAAGATGAGCAGGCGCATGAAGAAGATGAGCATGCTAAAGAAGAAGATACGCATGAAGAAGATGAACATGCCAATGCAGAAGATAGTCATGAAGGGCACGATCATGGTGAAATGGACCCTCACGTTTGGTTAGATCCCGTACGAGCAGCACAAATGGCAGAAGGTATCAAAAGTCAGTTGATCAAAATGAATCCAGAGCAGGAAGAGCTTTATGAAGAAAATTATAAAGAACTACAAGCGAAATTGATGGATTTAGATGAGGAGTTTCATGAGGGTGTAGAATCTCAGGCTAAAAGCAAAGTGATTGTTTCCCATGCCGCTTATGGTTACTGGGAAGAGGCTTATGGAATTGAACAGATTGCAGTATCCGGACTAAGCCCGACAAATGAGCCCTCTCAGAAAGACCTTGAAAATATCGTTCAAGTCGCCGAGTCAAATCATCTTGAGTATGTTGTCTTCGAACAGAATATTACTCCGAAAGTTTCAGAAGTGATCCAAAATGAAATTGGAGCCGAAGCGCTTCGTTTCCACAACCTGTCTGTTCTAACAGAAGATAATGTGGAGAACGATGAAGACTACTTTACGTTGATGGAACAAAACCTTGATGTATTGACTCAAGCCTTATCTGAATAA
- a CDS encoding Fur family transcriptional regulator, with amino-acid sequence MNIETALKRLKEKGYKRTKQRERILEIFVKQDQYIAAKEILKEIQNDFPGVSYDTIYRNLYMLTDVDILEATELGGEKHFRLGCDTHGHHHHFICTTCGKTKSIEFCPMDSINENLNGYDVENHKFEIYGKCPQCH; translated from the coding sequence ATGAACATAGAGACAGCTTTGAAGAGGTTGAAGGAAAAAGGGTATAAAAGGACAAAGCAGCGTGAGCGCATCTTAGAAATCTTTGTGAAACAAGACCAATATATTGCTGCAAAAGAAATCTTAAAAGAAATTCAAAATGATTTCCCTGGTGTAAGTTATGATACGATTTATCGAAATCTTTATATGCTGACAGATGTTGATATTTTAGAAGCTACAGAGCTTGGGGGAGAAAAGCATTTTCGTTTAGGTTGTGATACGCATGGACATCATCATCATTTCATTTGTACCACGTGCGGAAAAACAAAATCGATTGAATTCTGCCCGATGGATAGTATTAATGAGAACTTGAACGGATATGATGTGGAAAACCACAAGTTCGAAATATATGGTAAATGTCCGCAATGCCATTGA
- a CDS encoding metal ABC transporter permease has translation MINSFLQYEFLQNAAITGILIGIVAPLLGVFIVVRRLSLIADALSHITLTGIAASLLLEKRVTSVNDWNPIYMGMAFSVFGAILIERLRKVYKHYEELAIPIILSGGIGVGVILISLADGFNTDLFSYLFGSVTAVSRDSMWTVLVITSIVILIVILFYKELFVLSFDEEHASVSGVNGRWIHLLFIVMVALVIASSMQVVGILLVSALMTLPVASAIRIAKSFKQTIGLSIAFGETSVLIGLVSSYHLSVPPGGTIVVTAILILIMSILYKRVRSQQWIKGEA, from the coding sequence ATGATTAATAGCTTTCTTCAATATGAATTTTTACAAAACGCCGCTATAACAGGAATCTTAATCGGAATTGTTGCTCCATTATTGGGAGTGTTCATTGTGGTCAGACGCTTGTCGTTAATTGCGGATGCCTTATCCCACATCACGCTAACAGGGATTGCCGCAAGTCTTTTGCTTGAAAAAAGAGTGACCTCTGTCAATGACTGGAATCCGATTTATATGGGAATGGCCTTTTCCGTGTTCGGAGCGATTTTAATTGAACGGCTTCGAAAAGTGTATAAACACTATGAAGAACTTGCTATACCGATTATTCTTTCTGGCGGAATCGGTGTCGGTGTGATTCTCATTTCTCTGGCAGACGGTTTTAATACGGATTTATTCAGTTATTTATTCGGAAGTGTAACCGCCGTCAGCCGTGATAGCATGTGGACAGTGCTTGTGATTACCTCTATTGTTATTCTCATTGTTATTTTGTTCTATAAGGAACTTTTCGTCCTTTCCTTTGACGAGGAGCATGCGTCTGTGTCAGGTGTAAATGGAAGATGGATTCATTTGTTGTTTATCGTCATGGTCGCACTGGTCATCGCATCCTCTATGCAGGTAGTGGGGATTTTACTTGTATCGGCTTTAATGACTTTACCAGTGGCATCGGCGATCCGAATTGCCAAAAGCTTCAAGCAGACAATTGGTCTATCCATCGCTTTTGGTGAAACCTCTGTACTGATAGGCCTTGTTTCATCCTATCATCTCAGTGTACCTCCAGGAGGGACGATCGTAGTCACAGCTATTTTGATTTTAATTATGTCGATTCTTTACAAACGAGTTCGATCTCAACAATGGATAAAGGGTGAAGCATAA
- a CDS encoding metal ABC transporter ATP-binding protein — MENRTIVKLKNVSFKYDREWVVKDVNLDIQSGQFLGLVGPNGSGKSTLIKLMLGLVKPDHGSIRLFGQTLKHYQDWQEIGFVSQKANSFNSGFPATVIEVVKTGLVSRIGAFKFFNKKHKEKALEALRVVEMEEYAYSNIGELSGGQQQRVFIARALVSDPSLLILDEPTVGVDAKHVTEFYDLLGKLNKEQGITLLMVTHDIGTITDHASHVICMNKTVHFHGASEEYKEFSEEDLNQLYGHSVQQLTHNHTHHEVNHND; from the coding sequence ATGGAAAATCGAACAATTGTAAAGTTAAAAAATGTTTCTTTTAAATATGATAGAGAATGGGTGGTCAAAGACGTGAACTTGGACATTCAATCCGGCCAGTTCCTCGGTCTTGTCGGCCCGAATGGTTCAGGGAAGTCCACATTGATTAAATTGATGCTGGGTCTTGTTAAGCCGGACCATGGTTCCATTCGTTTATTCGGTCAAACCTTAAAGCACTATCAGGATTGGCAGGAAATTGGATTCGTTTCACAGAAAGCGAATAGTTTTAATTCTGGTTTCCCTGCGACTGTAATCGAAGTTGTGAAGACCGGGCTGGTCTCCCGTATCGGAGCATTTAAGTTTTTCAATAAAAAACATAAAGAGAAAGCTTTAGAAGCTTTGAGAGTCGTAGAGATGGAGGAATATGCCTATTCCAATATCGGAGAATTATCCGGAGGACAGCAGCAGCGTGTGTTTATCGCAAGGGCTTTAGTGAGTGATCCTTCCTTATTAATTCTTGATGAGCCGACGGTCGGGGTAGATGCGAAGCACGTAACCGAGTTCTATGATTTGCTTGGTAAACTGAATAAAGAGCAGGGAATTACCCTCTTGATGGTCACTCACGATATCGGGACGATTACCGATCATGCGTCACACGTCATTTGTATGAATAAAACGGTTCATTTCCACGGAGCTTCAGAGGAATATAAGGAGTTCAGTGAAGAGGACCTTAATCAGCTCTATGGTCATTCTGTTCAGCAGCTGACCCATAATCACACGCATCATGAGGTGAACCACAATGATTAA
- a CDS encoding amino acid ABC transporter permease: MLGIEINEIQFEKLFNAERAWENLPFILEGVPLTLLVALSGMLLGLVLGFFLALARGSDFVWLRWPARFYISFMRGTPILVYLFVLYFGLPVVGIKMPATVAAIIGFGTNSAAYIAEINRASLNSVPNGQWESSRALGFTYWQTIRRIIMPQATRIAIPPLGNVFLDLLKATSLAAMISVPEILNKAQIAAGRTVDSMTMYITAALVYWPLTMIFSALQDYLEKRHNRYL, from the coding sequence ATGTTAGGTATCGAAATAAACGAGATTCAATTCGAAAAGCTTTTCAACGCAGAGCGTGCCTGGGAGAATCTTCCTTTTATTCTTGAAGGTGTGCCCCTGACCTTGCTGGTCGCTTTGAGTGGTATGCTGCTCGGGCTCGTTCTTGGGTTCTTTTTAGCACTTGCGAGAGGATCGGATTTTGTCTGGCTCAGATGGCCGGCCCGATTTTATATTTCTTTTATGCGAGGTACCCCAATCCTCGTGTATTTATTCGTTTTGTATTTCGGACTTCCTGTTGTAGGAATAAAAATGCCGGCAACCGTAGCGGCGATCATCGGATTCGGAACAAACAGTGCAGCGTATATTGCAGAAATCAATCGAGCTTCTCTGAACAGTGTTCCGAATGGTCAATGGGAATCATCCCGCGCGCTCGGTTTTACGTATTGGCAGACAATAAGAAGAATCATCATGCCTCAGGCAACGAGAATTGCCATCCCGCCGCTTGGGAATGTCTTTCTTGATTTGCTGAAAGCCACATCACTTGCTGCCATGATCTCTGTACCTGAGATCTTGAACAAAGCACAAATCGCAGCAGGGCGAACAGTCGATTCGATGACGATGTATATTACAGCAGCCCTTGTGTATTGGCCGCTTACCATGATTTTTTCGGCTCTTCAAGATTATTTGGAGAAGCGCCACAACCGATATCTATAA
- a CDS encoding transporter substrate-binding domain-containing protein, with product MRKGLLFILMLMLAGFLAACGSSDEGESSSDSNGSEGASDSKWSEIQEKGEIVVGTSGTLFPASYYPEDSDEMTGYDVEIMREVADRLGLELKFEEYGVDGLLSAINSGRIDAVINDMEVTKARQEQFTFSEPYKYSYSTMIVRESDLSGIEKLEDLEGKKHGGGATTVFSQIAEHFGAETKTYGNVTNDVYLRDVESGRTDFIINDYYLQSLALKALPNIEVQLHPDLKFHPTNSAIVMPNDASQMKEEIDAVLQEMREDGTLTKLSEEFFGGKDASKKPDADIREIEGLDL from the coding sequence ATGCGCAAAGGTCTTTTATTCATACTTATGCTTATGCTTGCCGGATTCCTCGCTGCTTGTGGTTCAAGTGATGAAGGAGAAAGCAGTTCAGATAGCAATGGAAGCGAAGGAGCTTCCGATAGCAAATGGAGCGAAATTCAAGAAAAAGGGGAGATTGTTGTTGGTACTTCCGGTACTCTTTTCCCCGCTTCTTATTATCCAGAAGACTCTGATGAAATGACTGGTTATGATGTAGAAATCATGAGAGAGGTGGCGGATCGCCTCGGTCTTGAATTGAAATTTGAAGAATATGGAGTCGACGGACTTCTTTCTGCCATCAACAGTGGCCGTATTGATGCAGTGATCAACGACATGGAAGTAACGAAAGCTCGGCAGGAACAGTTTACGTTTAGTGAACCATATAAATATTCTTATTCCACAATGATTGTCCGTGAGTCTGACTTATCTGGAATTGAGAAATTGGAAGATCTCGAAGGGAAAAAACATGGTGGTGGAGCGACTACGGTGTTCTCCCAAATTGCTGAACACTTTGGTGCAGAGACGAAAACATACGGTAATGTAACAAATGATGTTTATTTACGCGATGTTGAAAGTGGGAGAACAGATTTCATTATCAATGATTATTACTTGCAGTCCCTTGCATTAAAAGCACTGCCTAATATTGAAGTTCAGTTACATCCGGACTTGAAGTTCCATCCGACGAACTCAGCCATTGTTATGCCCAATGACGCATCTCAAATGAAAGAGGAAATCGATGCTGTGCTACAAGAAATGCGGGAAGATGGAACCCTTACGAAGCTTTCTGAAGAGTTCTTCGGTGGCAAGGATGCTTCGAAAAAGCCAGATGCAGATATCCGTGAAATCGAAGGTCTAGACCTGTAA
- a CDS encoding YihY/virulence factor BrkB family protein has translation MKTIKNFGKELFTRFGEDDVGGMAAQLSYFFLLSLFPFMIFLLTLLGYLHIDEERVLAFVSTYAPPETFDLITENVSSLLSSENGSLLSIGLLGTLWAASNGVNAIMRAFNRAHNVRENRSFFVSRIIAIVLTVAMVFVIGIAFLLPVLGHTIGIQLFSVFGLSENFLTLWNGMRWVISSIIFYIVLSFLYVMAPNKRLKYRDTVPGAVFATFCWQLVSLLFSFYVSSLGNFSATYGSLGTVIVLMIWLYLSGVVIILGGEINAMSHHRRTKETWG, from the coding sequence GTGAAGACCATCAAGAATTTTGGCAAAGAGCTGTTTACTCGCTTCGGTGAAGATGATGTCGGAGGGATGGCAGCTCAACTGTCGTATTTTTTTCTACTATCTTTGTTTCCTTTTATGATATTCCTGCTTACACTGCTCGGATATTTACATATTGACGAAGAACGAGTACTTGCTTTCGTCAGTACCTATGCGCCACCTGAAACATTCGATTTGATTACCGAAAACGTTTCGTCCTTATTAAGCAGCGAAAATGGCAGTTTACTATCCATTGGTTTACTAGGGACCCTTTGGGCCGCGTCTAATGGTGTCAACGCCATTATGCGCGCATTCAATCGTGCTCATAACGTAAGGGAGAACCGGTCGTTTTTCGTATCGCGCATCATAGCGATAGTCCTGACAGTGGCCATGGTTTTCGTCATCGGGATTGCTTTTCTGCTGCCTGTTCTCGGTCATACGATCGGCATCCAACTGTTTTCCGTCTTCGGACTATCTGAAAACTTTTTGACGTTATGGAATGGGATGAGGTGGGTCATTTCATCCATCATCTTTTACATCGTCTTGTCTTTTTTGTATGTCATGGCACCAAATAAACGGTTAAAATACCGTGATACCGTTCCAGGTGCAGTGTTTGCGACATTCTGCTGGCAGTTAGTTTCCCTGTTGTTTTCTTTTTATGTGAGTAGTCTAGGGAATTTCTCTGCGACATATGGGAGTTTAGGTACAGTGATTGTGCTTATGATTTGGTTATACCTTTCAGGAGTCGTCATTATTCTGGGAGGGGAGATCAATGCCATGAGCCATCATCGTAGGACGAAAGAGACATGGGGATAG
- a CDS encoding YtxH domain-containing protein encodes MGQSKLWKGVLVGALVGGIAALLDRDTRQYVGEKSRATGSKCQSFVKQPSEAIHRIRVNYEAFSAQVNKGVEDLLELLDKAESMLNKVGEINQEVKEQLKAVDDSKEAS; translated from the coding sequence ATGGGACAGAGTAAACTTTGGAAAGGTGTACTTGTCGGAGCTTTGGTGGGGGGAATCGCTGCTCTATTGGACAGAGATACGCGACAGTATGTAGGAGAGAAATCGCGCGCTACAGGTTCGAAGTGTCAAAGTTTTGTGAAGCAGCCTTCAGAGGCGATCCACAGAATTCGAGTGAATTATGAGGCTTTTTCTGCCCAGGTGAATAAAGGAGTGGAAGATCTTCTGGAATTATTAGACAAGGCGGAGAGTATGCTGAATAAAGTAGGGGAAATCAATCAAGAAGTGAAAGAGCAGCTTAAAGCTGTCGACGATTCAAAAGAAGCTTCTTGA